In one Culex quinquefasciatus strain JHB chromosome 2, VPISU_Cqui_1.0_pri_paternal, whole genome shotgun sequence genomic region, the following are encoded:
- the LOC6038012 gene encoding protein Wnt-6, producing MRFVLIAIYLILIMPITGSWWAEGSNILLDPAQVCEGNTHRNNRKAKRLTGKLAEICKNDTSLMREIKRGINLGFRECENQFRNNMWNCSWTIKRSMRRILTKDTRETAFVHAITAAGITYAVTKACTMGDLVECSCQNHVKKSVQQYVNGNAQPLPVSALTTSTATGVGPKGPRRTPAKNGRKMNARNTMLITSYANYNNLPPPAATMSSGGGNRKDVLKSLQKNQQKPSKTGGNGQDGSWEWGGCDDNVNFGFRKSKDFLDARLRKKSDIRTLVKLHNNNAGRLAVKQFMRMECKCHGLSGSCTMRTCWMKMPPFSEVATRLKEHFDGATKVIARNDGHSFMPDDPSIKLPTKRDLVYTEDSDDFCEVNAKTGSLGTHGRECNITSNGVDGCNLMCCERGQARKHVEVKRNCKCSFKWCCEVTCSTCIDIKEVYTCK from the exons GGCCGAGGGCAGCAACATCCTGCTGGATCCGGCGCAGGTCTGCGAGGGTAACACGCACCGGAACAACCGGAAGGCGAAGCGGCTGACCGGCAAGCTGGCGGAGATCTGCAAGAACGACACCTCGCTGATGCGCGAAATCAAGCGCGGCATCAACCTGGGCTTCCGCGAGTGCGAGAACCAGTTCCGGAACAACATGTGGAACTGCTCGTGGACGATCAAGCGCAGCATGCGGAGGATACTGACCAAGG ATACCCGCGAAACGGCGTTCGTTCACGCAATCACGGCCGCCGGCATCACGTACGCCGTCACGAAGGCCTGCACGATGGGCGACCTGGTGGAGTGTTCCTGCCAGAACCACGTCAAGAAGAGCGTCCAGCAGTACGTCAACGGAAATGCGCAGCCCCTGCCGGTGTCGGCGTTGACCACCTCCACAGCGACCGGCGTCGGTCCGAAAGGTCCTCGAAGGACACCGGCGAAAAATGGCCGCAAGATGAACGCCCGCAACACGATGCTGATCACGTCCTACGCCAACTACAACAACCTGCCGCCGCCGGCGGCGACGATGAGTTCCGGCGGAGGGAACCGGAAGGATGTGCTCAAGTCGCTACAGAAGAACCAGCAGAAGCCGAGCAAAACGGGTGGAAACGGGCAGGATGGTAGCTGGGAGTGGGGAGGTTGCGATGATAACGTCAACTTTGGCTTCCGGAAGTCGAAGGACTTTTTAGACGCTCGGTTACGGAAGAAGAGCGACATACGGACGCTGGTAAAGTTGCACAATAACAATGCTGGGCGATTG GCCGTCAAGCAGTTCATGCGGATGGAGTGCAAGTGCCACGGCCTGTCCGGCTCGTGCACGATGCGCACCTGCTGGATGAAGATGCCCCCGTTCTCGGAGGTGGCCACTCGCCTCAAGGAACACTTTGACGGCGCTACGAAGGTGATCGCGCGCAACGACGGCCACAGCTTCATGCCGGACGACCCTTCGATCAAGCTGCCCACGAAGCGGGATCTGGTGTACACGGAAGATTCGGACGACTTTTGCGAGGTGAACGCGAAAACGGGCTCGCTGGGGACGCACGGCCGGGAGTGTAACATAACCTCGAACGGGGTGGACGGGTGTAATCTGATGTGCTGCGAGCGGGGTCAAGCCCGGAAGCACGTGGAGGTCAAGCGGAACTGCAAGTGCAGCTTCAAGTGGTGCTGCGAGGTCACGTGTAGCACCTGCATTGACATCAAAGAGGTTTACACCTGTAAATAG